A section of the Methanoregula formicica SMSP genome encodes:
- a CDS encoding HEAT repeat domain-containing protein produces the protein MVPQDLFLGRTPDITMLEEECDIPALISHLASREPDIQVAAAEALARMGSPATGPLIAALRTRKRARRLGIIAALGQIGDVQALDALDGLTKDQSSEIRWQACIALGQIEGGGAVPVLLFSLRDRDKYVRYASAVSLNKAGYVPETDDDRAWFSAGMQDWERLTALRNAAVPVLTSLLSDPDADLRRKAARALGAIGSSDAGPALLHALGDEDRQVRWEAMLASQMCEVPSMLLPRGLCRRPRLRKNPLVAGILNFLLPGLGYGYLGKWWGIMIFQIDITTTVWIFKYYGEANTYGILFPLYIILGVHAWYITKKMPEEPP, from the coding sequence ATGGTGCCACAGGACCTGTTTTTGGGACGCACGCCGGATATCACAATGCTGGAGGAGGAGTGCGACATTCCTGCACTCATCAGTCACCTTGCGTCACGCGAACCGGACATCCAGGTGGCGGCAGCGGAAGCGCTGGCCCGGATGGGATCGCCTGCAACCGGCCCTCTCATCGCAGCCCTTAGGACCCGGAAACGGGCCCGGCGCCTGGGGATCATCGCCGCACTGGGACAGATCGGGGATGTGCAGGCACTGGATGCGCTGGACGGCCTGACGAAGGACCAGAGCAGCGAGATACGGTGGCAGGCCTGTATCGCGCTCGGGCAGATCGAGGGTGGCGGGGCAGTCCCGGTCCTCCTCTTCTCGCTCCGCGACCGGGACAAGTATGTACGGTACGCGTCGGCAGTCTCCCTGAACAAGGCAGGGTATGTCCCGGAAACGGACGATGACCGGGCGTGGTTCTCTGCCGGGATGCAGGACTGGGAACGGCTTACCGCACTCCGAAACGCCGCGGTTCCCGTGCTTACGAGCCTCCTCTCCGACCCGGATGCAGACCTGCGTCGCAAAGCAGCCCGGGCGCTTGGCGCAATCGGGAGCAGCGATGCGGGGCCCGCCCTCCTCCATGCGCTGGGGGATGAGGACCGGCAGGTGAGATGGGAGGCAATGCTCGCCTCGCAGATGTGTGAAGTCCCCTCAATGCTCCTCCCGCGGGGACTCTGCCGGCGCCCGCGGCTCAGGAAAAACCCTCTCGTTGCCGGGATCCTTAATTTCCTGTTACCCGGACTGGGCTACGGGTATCTCGGCAAATGGTGGGGGATCATGATCTTCCAGATCGACATCACCACCACGGTCTGGATCTTCAAGTACTATGGCGAGGCGAATACCTACGGCATCCTCTTCCCGCTCTACATTATCCTGGGCGTGCATGCATGGTACATCACAAAGAAGATGCCGGAGGAGCCGCCGTGA
- a CDS encoding DUF4389 domain-containing protein has product MTGQTQLFTFEHDAGRLELLIRIVYWILIAIVLWIYGIITAICLIIQWIHILILGRRNESLSNFVKGYLEYYVHVMGYVYFMTDKRPDILPVPVKIYEEL; this is encoded by the coding sequence AACTCTTTACCTTCGAGCACGACGCGGGCCGGCTCGAGCTGCTCATCCGTATCGTATATTGGATCCTAATAGCCATTGTCCTATGGATCTACGGCATTATTACTGCCATCTGCCTCATCATCCAGTGGATCCATATCCTGATCCTCGGGCGGAGGAACGAGAGCCTCTCGAACTTCGTGAAGGGATACCTGGAATACTACGTGCACGTGATGGGCTACGTGTACTTCATGACCGACAAGCGGCCGGATATTTTACCGGTGCCGGTGAAAATCTACGAGGAACTCTGA